From the genome of Acidisarcina sp., one region includes:
- the nuoL gene encoding NADH-quinone oxidoreductase subunit L, producing MNGTLHLWLIALFPLAGFAVNGLLGRKLPRAAVSAIALLATLVPLLLVGNIALHFRELTLPYVEKLATPWIQTSAFRADFAFSLDQLTLVMLSVVTGVGFLIHVYSVGYMEEEGYWRFFAYLNLFMFFMSVLVLSENFLLMFVGWEGVGLASYLLIGFYYTKKSAADAGKKAFIVNRIGDFGFLLAMFLLIAHFGTLSFSSVFGQLSSHPEWHGGFLTAISIFLILGATGKSAQIPLYVWLPDAMEGPTPVSALIHAATMVTAGVYMIVRAHMIFDRSPLALTLIAIIGAATALFAATIGLVQTDIKRVLAYSTVSQLGYMFLGCGVAAYSAAIFHLVTHAFFKGLLFLAAGSVIHALGGEQDLRHMGGLRRATPVTFWTMTAGVFAISGFFPFAGFFSKDAILFETFRSPNGGILLWSIGIFTAFLTSFYMFRLWYLAFFGKSRAEHAADHGHAHTPHESSWVMLGPLVILAILSVVGGWIGWPEALRGSDWFAHFLAPALNNAPPLTGASGQAAGAFVITQHVVAETTPHMERILSGLAVLIAALGWFVADTFYRRSPELPVKLAASFSGLRSLLVHKYWVDEIYQALIVRPLLLSSRFVLGGAVEGVVVQGGGRTAAGIAGGLGAILRRIQSGNIRSYAGWLAIGAAAMLLLSYFGFGTSAVASWGTHFKIW from the coding sequence ATGAACGGTACGCTCCATCTCTGGCTCATCGCCCTGTTCCCGCTCGCGGGCTTTGCAGTTAACGGCCTCCTCGGCCGTAAACTACCCCGAGCGGCTGTCTCTGCCATTGCACTGCTGGCAACCCTCGTCCCTCTTCTGTTGGTGGGGAATATCGCGCTGCATTTCCGCGAACTCACCCTGCCGTATGTTGAGAAGCTCGCAACGCCGTGGATCCAGACCTCTGCCTTCCGCGCCGACTTTGCGTTTTCGCTCGATCAGTTGACGCTGGTCATGCTGTCGGTGGTCACCGGCGTGGGATTCCTGATCCACGTGTACTCCGTCGGCTACATGGAGGAGGAGGGCTACTGGCGATTCTTTGCCTACCTCAACCTCTTCATGTTCTTCATGTCGGTGCTGGTGCTCTCGGAGAACTTCCTGCTGATGTTCGTTGGCTGGGAAGGAGTCGGACTCGCATCCTATCTCCTCATCGGTTTCTACTACACGAAGAAATCGGCAGCGGACGCCGGGAAGAAAGCATTTATCGTCAACCGTATTGGCGACTTCGGCTTTCTGCTGGCGATGTTCCTTCTCATCGCGCACTTCGGGACTCTTAGCTTTTCGAGCGTCTTCGGACAGCTTTCAAGCCATCCCGAATGGCATGGCGGGTTCCTGACTGCGATCTCGATATTCCTGATCCTCGGTGCCACCGGTAAATCCGCCCAGATTCCTCTCTACGTCTGGCTGCCGGACGCAATGGAAGGTCCCACTCCGGTCTCTGCGCTCATTCACGCCGCCACCATGGTCACGGCGGGCGTCTATATGATAGTCCGCGCGCACATGATCTTCGACCGGTCGCCGCTGGCACTTACGCTGATCGCCATCATCGGAGCGGCAACCGCACTCTTCGCCGCAACCATCGGACTTGTCCAGACAGACATCAAGCGCGTACTGGCCTACTCCACTGTTTCGCAGTTAGGCTACATGTTCCTTGGTTGCGGAGTCGCGGCTTATTCGGCAGCGATCTTCCACCTGGTCACGCACGCATTCTTCAAGGGTCTGCTCTTCCTTGCCGCTGGATCCGTGATCCACGCACTCGGAGGCGAGCAGGATCTGCGCCACATGGGCGGCCTGCGCAGGGCAACCCCTGTCACCTTCTGGACCATGACCGCTGGCGTTTTCGCCATCTCAGGGTTCTTCCCCTTCGCCGGATTCTTCAGCAAGGATGCAATCCTGTTTGAGACATTCCGCTCGCCAAACGGCGGAATCCTCCTCTGGTCGATTGGCATCTTTACCGCATTTCTCACCTCGTTCTACATGTTCCGCCTTTGGTATCTGGCTTTCTTTGGCAAGAGCCGTGCGGAACACGCGGCGGACCATGGCCACGCTCACACCCCGCATGAGAGTTCCTGGGTTATGTTGGGGCCACTGGTGATTCTTGCCATTCTTTCGGTTGTCGGAGGCTGGATCGGCTGGCCCGAGGCCCTGCGCGGCAGCGACTGGTTTGCACACTTCCTCGCGCCTGCTCTCAACAACGCTCCGCCGTTGACCGGCGCATCGGGCCAGGCGGCAGGTGCATTTGTCATCACGCAGCATGTTGTTGCCGAAACGACTCCCCATATGGAGCGCATCCTCAGTGGACTCGCCGTACTGATTGCCGCGCTGGGCTGGTTCGTTGCTGACACCTTTTATCGCCGCAGCCCCGAATTACCTGTCAAGCTGGCGGCGAGCTTCAGCGGCCTGAGATCCCTCCTCGTCCACAAATACTGGGTCGATGAGATCTATCAGGCTTTAATCGTACGGCCGCTGCTGCTTAGCTCCCGCTTTGTGCTGGGTGGCGCTGTAGAAGGCGTCGTCGTCCAGGGCGGTGGACGAACCGCCGCTGGAATCGCCGGTGGTCTCGGCGCGATCCTGCGGCGTATTCAATCGGGAAACATTCGCTCGTATGCCGGCTGGCTGGCAATCGGTGCCGCAGCCATGCTCTTGCTCTCTTACTTCGGATTCGGAACCAG
- the nuoK gene encoding NADH-quinone oxidoreductase subunit NuoK, with the protein MVPISYYLVLSAILFSIGVGAFLIKRNIITVFMSIELMLNAVNLSFVAFAYQWHAIRGQIFVFFVMVVAAAEAAVGLAIIIAIYRTRNTLNVDQIDLMKL; encoded by the coding sequence ATGGTTCCCATCTCCTATTACCTGGTGCTGAGCGCGATTCTCTTCTCGATTGGCGTCGGCGCGTTCCTTATCAAGCGCAACATCATTACAGTCTTTATGTCGATTGAGCTCATGCTCAACGCCGTGAATCTTTCCTTTGTCGCATTCGCGTACCAGTGGCACGCAATTCGCGGCCAGATCTTTGTCTTCTTTGTGATGGTTGTCGCAGCCGCTGAGGCTGCCGTAGGCCTGGCCATCATTATCGCCATCTACCGTACGCGGAACACCCTCAACGTGGACCAGATCGATCTGATGAAACTATGA
- a CDS encoding NADH-quinone oxidoreductase subunit J, translating into MQLVLFIVFGGLCVAAALNLLLTHHPINSALSLIVVMTSLAVLYLTLGAEFLAAAQVIVYSGAIMVLFTFVIMLLNAGEEVRTRGSRAAYLVGIPGVAALLGLLTYVFLSEGSKLGHAVSGNPSTLYDLSASLFRDLLLPFEVTSVLILIAILGAVALARKEH; encoded by the coding sequence ATGCAACTAGTTCTCTTCATAGTCTTTGGCGGGCTGTGTGTGGCGGCGGCACTGAATCTGCTGCTGACCCATCACCCGATTAACAGCGCGCTCTCGCTGATCGTCGTGATGACATCGCTCGCGGTCCTGTATCTGACGCTGGGAGCGGAATTCCTTGCTGCCGCGCAGGTCATCGTCTATTCGGGCGCGATCATGGTGCTGTTTACCTTCGTCATCATGCTCCTCAATGCGGGAGAAGAGGTCAGAACCCGGGGCAGCCGCGCGGCCTATCTCGTCGGTATTCCGGGCGTCGCCGCTCTCCTCGGACTGCTCACTTATGTCTTCCTCTCAGAGGGCAGTAAGCTGGGCCACGCTGTCTCAGGCAATCCCTCGACGCTCTACGACCTGAGTGCATCGCTGTTTCGCGACTTGTTGTTACCCTTTGAGGTGACATCGGTCCTGATTCTCATTGCCATTCTCGGCGCCGTGGCGCTGGCGCGAAAGGAGCACTAG
- the nuoH gene encoding NADH-quinone oxidoreductase subunit NuoH yields MLTFLLLSLAKIVVVITVMLMGIAYTVLLERKLVARIQNRWGPSRVGPFGLLQPLCDGAKSFLKEDILPAAAYKPLYILAPIIALGCALLTISVVPFGPEVRFHGVDLFQITDLNIGLLVVLGITSIGIYGTALSGWSSNDKYSLLGSLRASAQAVSYELALGLSLVGVVLRSGSLSLREIVNTQSAHGIFSWNAFGGFQFIAFLIYLMAAYAETNRAPFDLMEAESELVGGYHTEYSSMKFAMFFMAEYGNMINVGCVATLLFLGGWTSPFGNLLPSFGGPILASILPLFWFVLKVFFFLCLYVWVRGTLPRFRYDQLMAFSWKFLVPLAIANIIGTSLWLALRTS; encoded by the coding sequence ATGCTGACGTTTCTGCTGTTGAGCTTGGCGAAAATTGTTGTGGTGATCACCGTCATGCTGATGGGAATCGCCTACACAGTTCTGCTGGAACGCAAACTCGTAGCCCGCATCCAGAACCGCTGGGGACCTAGCCGGGTCGGTCCTTTTGGCCTTCTCCAGCCGCTATGCGACGGAGCCAAGTCTTTCCTCAAGGAAGACATCCTGCCTGCCGCAGCCTACAAGCCGCTCTATATCCTCGCGCCAATCATTGCGCTGGGTTGTGCGCTGCTGACAATCTCGGTGGTTCCCTTCGGGCCAGAGGTACGTTTCCATGGCGTCGATCTCTTTCAGATCACCGATCTGAACATTGGTCTGCTCGTGGTACTGGGAATTACTTCGATCGGCATCTACGGAACTGCGCTCTCGGGCTGGTCCTCGAACGACAAGTATTCCCTGCTGGGTTCTCTGCGCGCCAGCGCTCAGGCAGTCAGCTATGAGCTTGCCCTCGGACTCTCTCTCGTCGGCGTGGTTCTCCGCAGCGGATCGCTTAGCCTGCGTGAGATCGTCAATACCCAGTCGGCCCACGGCATCTTTTCCTGGAACGCCTTCGGGGGCTTTCAGTTCATCGCCTTCCTCATCTATCTGATGGCGGCCTATGCGGAAACCAACCGTGCTCCGTTCGACCTGATGGAAGCGGAGTCGGAGCTGGTCGGCGGATACCACACCGAATACAGCTCGATGAAGTTTGCCATGTTCTTTATGGCCGAGTATGGCAACATGATCAACGTGGGCTGCGTGGCAACGCTGCTCTTCCTCGGTGGCTGGACCAGCCCCTTCGGAAACCTGCTGCCCAGCTTTGGCGGTCCCATTCTGGCATCGATCCTGCCGCTCTTCTGGTTCGTGCTCAAGGTATTTTTCTTCCTCTGTCTGTATGTCTGGGTGCGCGGCACACTTCCGCGCTTCCGCTATGACCAACTTATGGCCTTCAGCTGGAAATTTCTCGTGCCGCTGGCCATCGCAAACATTATTGGGACAAGCCTGTGGCTGGCTCTGCGCACTAGCTAG
- a CDS encoding molybdopterin-dependent oxidoreductase yields the protein MADVKLTVDGKQITAPAGTLLIEACRKVGIEIPAFCYYPGLSLQAACRMCLVRIEKIPKLQTACTTPVSEGMVVTTESDEIKQVRKAMVQLVLGNHPLDCPVCDAGGECELQDMTFKYSAAESIYTETKQHREEQQWSPVVYFDRPRCILCYRCVRVCGEGMDVWALGVQNRNVTSIIAPNKEDHLECEECGMCIDICPVGALTSGAYRYKTRPWEMNHVATICTHCGDGCKTTLGLRSVDDGVEIIRGDNRDKSGINGDFLCIKGRYAFEFANHNDRLTKPLVRQPDGKLAPATWEEALDYAGRRLAEIRDARGGAAMGVIGSNRTTNEENYLLQKFARKVFGTNNIDHHRTADYASFARALSGHSDRTASLRDIGAAPAILLLGNDPTQQHPGLAWSLRTNFRHNRARLYIANHAEIKLRRQAKASLTIPQDGYAQLVSYLAGNDAPLSATEATAAFREAIRKEENLIIIFGSEYRGRDVDALIQFGLQLPNTKFACLGDYSNSRGAADMGLMPDLLPGYQPVASPAHFSDEYGSLPVAPGLDLIAMFDAAARGDLGALYVVGSNPVSRYNISPETLKNTFLVVQDMFLTETAVLADVVLPAASLYEKTGTVTNTYGDLQLVKKAADKAGVRSDFELIVRLADRMGANPKQLVSYGTGMRADLGQSRGVQSGEADRHAVWLAANHLEPKLSPFDPFAILDEIQRLVPGYQVDRLALLAGNDGHTTPPLVQIEGISADSRPDGVLPAQDTLFTSGTLGRYCDILGEVMESRETRSAVAAATAPLKDRNA from the coding sequence ATGGCTGACGTAAAACTTACAGTCGATGGCAAGCAGATTACGGCTCCCGCGGGCACGCTGTTGATTGAGGCCTGCCGCAAGGTAGGCATCGAGATTCCGGCGTTCTGCTACTATCCCGGACTCTCGCTCCAGGCCGCCTGCCGCATGTGCCTGGTACGCATTGAGAAGATTCCCAAACTGCAGACCGCCTGTACCACTCCCGTCAGCGAAGGCATGGTGGTAACCACCGAGAGCGACGAGATTAAGCAGGTGCGCAAGGCCATGGTCCAACTGGTTCTCGGCAATCACCCGCTGGATTGCCCGGTATGCGATGCCGGTGGCGAGTGCGAGCTGCAGGACATGACCTTCAAGTACAGCGCGGCCGAGTCTATCTACACGGAGACCAAGCAGCACCGCGAGGAGCAACAGTGGTCGCCGGTCGTCTACTTTGATCGCCCCCGCTGTATCCTCTGCTATCGCTGCGTGCGCGTCTGCGGCGAGGGCATGGACGTGTGGGCACTCGGCGTACAGAATCGCAACGTTACCAGCATCATCGCTCCCAATAAGGAAGATCATCTGGAGTGCGAAGAGTGCGGCATGTGCATCGACATCTGCCCCGTCGGGGCGCTTACCTCGGGAGCGTACCGCTACAAGACGCGGCCCTGGGAGATGAACCACGTCGCCACGATTTGTACCCACTGCGGCGACGGATGCAAGACCACCCTTGGTCTGCGCAGCGTCGATGATGGGGTCGAGATCATTCGCGGCGACAATCGCGACAAGAGCGGCATCAACGGCGACTTCCTCTGCATCAAGGGCCGTTACGCCTTCGAGTTTGCGAACCACAACGATCGCCTGACCAAACCCCTCGTTCGGCAGCCGGACGGAAAGCTCGCTCCCGCAACCTGGGAGGAGGCTCTGGATTATGCAGGCCGGCGGCTTGCTGAGATTCGTGACGCGCGCGGCGGCGCGGCTATGGGCGTTATCGGGTCGAACCGGACCACCAACGAAGAGAATTACCTGCTGCAGAAGTTTGCCCGCAAGGTGTTCGGCACAAATAATATCGATCACCATCGCACGGCGGATTATGCCTCGTTCGCGCGCGCATTGTCCGGGCACTCAGATCGCACGGCAAGCCTTCGTGACATCGGCGCCGCCCCAGCGATTCTGCTCCTCGGCAACGATCCAACGCAGCAACATCCGGGTCTGGCGTGGAGCCTGCGTACCAATTTCCGCCACAATCGCGCACGGCTTTATATCGCCAATCATGCAGAGATCAAGCTACGGCGCCAGGCCAAGGCCTCGCTCACGATTCCGCAGGATGGATACGCCCAGCTAGTCAGCTACCTCGCAGGAAATGACGCTCCCCTCTCCGCTACCGAGGCAACCGCCGCCTTCCGCGAGGCGATCCGCAAGGAAGAAAACCTCATCATTATCTTTGGCTCGGAGTATCGCGGCCGCGATGTCGATGCGCTGATCCAGTTCGGCCTCCAACTGCCCAACACCAAGTTTGCCTGCCTCGGCGACTACAGCAACTCCCGTGGCGCGGCGGATATGGGATTGATGCCGGACCTGCTTCCCGGATATCAGCCGGTGGCGTCCCCGGCGCACTTCTCTGACGAATATGGCAGCCTTCCCGTAGCACCTGGACTCGACCTCATCGCTATGTTCGACGCCGCTGCCCGAGGCGATCTTGGCGCTCTCTATGTGGTTGGATCGAACCCCGTCAGCCGCTACAACATTTCGCCGGAGACGCTCAAAAATACCTTCCTCGTGGTGCAGGATATGTTCCTCACCGAAACGGCCGTGCTTGCCGACGTGGTACTGCCGGCTGCCAGCCTCTACGAAAAGACCGGTACGGTTACAAATACATACGGCGATCTTCAGTTGGTCAAGAAGGCCGCAGATAAGGCCGGCGTGCGCAGCGATTTCGAGCTGATTGTTCGTCTGGCGGATCGCATGGGCGCCAATCCGAAGCAACTGGTCTCTTATGGAACCGGTATGCGCGCCGATCTGGGACAGTCTCGCGGAGTGCAATCCGGCGAGGCGGACCGCCATGCCGTATGGCTTGCCGCAAATCATCTCGAACCCAAGCTCAGCCCCTTTGACCCCTTTGCGATTCTCGACGAGATCCAGCGGCTGGTTCCTGGCTACCAGGTCGACCGCCTGGCACTGCTCGCCGGCAACGACGGACACACTACTCCCCCGCTGGTGCAGATCGAAGGCATCTCGGCGGACTCTAGACCTGACGGCGTTCTTCCCGCGCAGGATACACTCTTTACATCCGGCACTCTTGGCCGCTATTGCGATATCCTCGGTGAGGTAATGGAGTCGAGGGAAACCAGGTCTGCTGTAGCCGCGGCAACAGCTCCGCTGAAAGATAGGAACGCGTAA